Proteins encoded within one genomic window of Couchioplanes caeruleus:
- a CDS encoding GNAT family N-acetyltransferase, translated as MTPGREVVLETDRLLLRPWRVAEAVIQRELWTERDPRVPPHRRIDADGHPTVAELEDSIRTDHPSSIGLLAVERKAARDVIGYCGLIDGGRESPREPELAFELLRRSWRQGYATEASWAVLDWARLSGYERLWATVWDWNTASRRVLTKVRFTETERKEVDPTHGTTLLLTRRL; from the coding sequence GTGACGCCGGGCCGCGAGGTTGTGCTCGAGACGGATCGCCTGCTGCTCAGACCTTGGCGGGTAGCCGAGGCTGTGATCCAGCGCGAGCTGTGGACCGAACGTGATCCCCGAGTGCCGCCGCACCGCCGAATCGACGCAGATGGACACCCCACGGTCGCGGAGCTCGAGGATTCGATCCGCACCGACCACCCATCGTCGATCGGGCTGCTCGCGGTCGAGCGGAAGGCCGCTCGTGACGTCATCGGCTACTGCGGGCTGATCGACGGCGGACGAGAATCGCCACGGGAACCGGAGCTGGCGTTCGAGCTGCTACGCCGATCCTGGCGTCAGGGATACGCGACCGAGGCCTCGTGGGCGGTTCTGGACTGGGCGAGATTGTCCGGGTATGAACGTTTGTGGGCCACGGTCTGGGATTGGAACACCGCTTCTCGTCGTGTGCTGACCAAGGTCCGGTTCACCGAGACCGAGCGGAAGGAAGTGGATCCGACACATGGGACCACCCTGCTCCTCACGAGACGGCTCTG
- a CDS encoding glycosyltransferase family 2 protein, whose product MPAVPDVTVVIPTRFRPDLVIRAVRSALAQTHPALEVIVVVDGPDDDTRDALAAVSDARLRVMVLAEKGGAPNARNVGARAATGSWTAYLDDDDEWLPEKVATQLALAATASVRTPIVASRLINRTPRADSVMPRRLPVPGEPLSEYLTVRRGLFYGDGFIQTSTIMAPTELFRRVPFTVGLRRQQELDWTLRALQQPGTELYFAAEPLVLWHQDENRDRISLHMPWEEQLEWLRRSRALFTPRAYAAFTMSVLGSMAATTRSRTVFREILAEARGHGRPRAIDYLTFLQIWLLPPGLRHRVRDVVLGRRRSADPVDVR is encoded by the coding sequence ATGCCAGCCGTGCCGGACGTAACCGTCGTCATTCCCACGCGTTTTCGTCCCGATCTCGTCATCCGGGCCGTACGGAGTGCGCTCGCGCAGACCCATCCGGCCCTGGAAGTCATCGTCGTCGTGGACGGCCCCGACGACGACACCCGCGACGCGCTCGCGGCCGTCTCGGACGCCCGGTTGCGGGTCATGGTGCTGGCCGAGAAGGGCGGCGCCCCGAACGCCCGGAACGTCGGTGCGCGTGCGGCCACCGGAAGCTGGACGGCGTACCTGGACGATGACGACGAGTGGCTGCCGGAGAAGGTGGCGACCCAGTTGGCTCTGGCGGCTACCGCCTCGGTGCGCACACCGATTGTGGCCAGCCGGCTGATCAACCGGACACCGCGCGCGGATTCCGTCATGCCACGCCGGCTGCCCGTGCCGGGTGAGCCGCTGAGCGAGTACCTCACCGTGCGGCGCGGGCTCTTCTACGGCGACGGCTTCATCCAGACCTCCACGATCATGGCGCCGACCGAGCTGTTCCGGCGGGTGCCGTTCACCGTCGGCCTGCGCCGGCAGCAGGAGTTGGACTGGACCCTGCGGGCGCTGCAGCAGCCGGGAACCGAGCTGTACTTCGCCGCCGAGCCGCTGGTGCTCTGGCACCAGGACGAGAATCGTGACCGGATCAGCCTGCACATGCCGTGGGAGGAGCAACTGGAGTGGCTGCGCCGCAGCCGGGCACTGTTCACGCCGCGTGCGTACGCTGCCTTCACGATGAGCGTGCTCGGCTCGATGGCGGCGACCACCCGCAGCCGCACGGTGTTCCGCGAGATTCTCGCGGAGGCTCGCGGCCACGGCCGCCCCAGGGCCATCGACTACCTGACCTTCCTGCAGATCTGGCTGCTCCCGCCGGGGTTGCGCCACAGGGTCCGCGACGTCGTGCTCGGCCGCCGACGGTCGGCGGACCCCGTCGATGTCCGCTGA
- a CDS encoding glycosyltransferase — protein sequence MSADPRVVIWRSAMLPGSETFVRDHGAALHRWSPAYLGAVRVDSPLAADTDRIAFPDARSFLRLRLTGRSPRLDHALRELRPDLVHAHFGGDAWLVSGAAAGLGVPLVITVHGHDVTRQPAAAGLRGLRYRRNLRTAFRRAALILAVSEHIRTRAHACGADPAKVRVHHTGIPLPSDEPAVPKRWDVAFVGRLVAKKGVADLLTALSATPARAVIIGTGPLEGPLRRQAAELGVDATFLGALPHAEALSHVRASRIFAAPSRTAPDGDSEGLPTTILEASALGVPVVATRHSGIPEAVRHLETGLLCAEGDSAALAAHIGRLLTDDALRARLGANGRAHVTEGFDLSRQSRRLEAHYDDVAGRVSAGR from the coding sequence ATGTCCGCTGACCCGCGGGTGGTGATCTGGCGCAGCGCGATGTTGCCCGGGTCGGAGACCTTCGTCCGGGACCACGGCGCCGCGCTGCACCGGTGGAGCCCCGCCTACCTCGGTGCCGTGCGGGTCGACTCGCCGCTCGCCGCGGACACCGACCGGATCGCCTTCCCGGACGCCCGCTCGTTTCTGCGGCTGCGGCTGACCGGGCGGTCACCGCGCCTCGACCATGCCCTGCGCGAGCTGCGCCCCGACCTGGTGCACGCGCACTTCGGTGGGGACGCCTGGCTGGTCAGCGGCGCGGCCGCGGGGCTCGGCGTGCCTTTGGTGATCACGGTGCACGGCCACGACGTCACCCGCCAGCCGGCCGCGGCCGGCCTGCGCGGCCTGCGCTACCGGCGCAACCTGCGCACCGCCTTCCGGCGAGCGGCGCTGATTCTGGCCGTCTCCGAGCACATCCGGACGCGGGCGCACGCCTGCGGCGCCGACCCGGCGAAGGTACGCGTGCACCACACCGGCATCCCGCTCCCGAGCGACGAACCGGCCGTGCCGAAGCGGTGGGACGTCGCCTTCGTCGGCCGCCTGGTCGCCAAGAAGGGCGTGGCGGACCTGCTCACCGCCCTCTCCGCGACCCCGGCCCGAGCGGTGATCATCGGCACCGGGCCGCTCGAGGGGCCGTTGCGGCGGCAGGCGGCGGAGCTGGGCGTGGACGCCACCTTCCTCGGCGCGCTGCCCCACGCGGAGGCGCTCTCGCACGTACGCGCCAGCAGGATTTTCGCGGCGCCGTCCCGGACCGCGCCGGACGGCGACTCGGAGGGCCTGCCGACGACGATCCTGGAGGCGTCCGCGCTCGGGGTTCCGGTGGTCGCGACCCGGCACAGTGGCATCCCGGAGGCGGTCCGGCACCTCGAGACCGGGCTGCTCTGCGCGGAAGGCGACTCGGCCGCGCTGGCCGCGCACATCGGGCGGCTGCTCACCGACGACGCGTTGCGGGCCCGGCTCGGCGCGAACGGCCGGGCCCACGTGACCGAGGGCTTCGACCTCAGCCGGCAGTCGCGACGGCTGGAGGCGCACTACGACGACGTAGCCGGGCGAGTATCCGCCGGGCGGTGA
- a CDS encoding glycosyltransferase family 2 protein, producing MSSPDVTVVVAVYNTMPYLTECLTSLAEQSIGPDRMRIVAVDDGSTDGSGAELDRFARRHPGLCTVIHQANSGGPAAPFNRGIEAATGRYVFFVGADDRLGRQALERLVDAADRYHADVVLGRVVGVNSRHIYQDIYARTEPDLDLFDSPLPRSLANTKLFRRELLERHAIRYPQDMRIGSDLPFTLAACFHARRISVLADYDYYFAVRRFSATNITYLSRHVLRVQTVEKVLAFVADLIEPGERRDAILVHRFDHEVARLLEDDLLRQDRETQHRVREGVAAMVAAHLTDRIAERLNAETRIRLAVARHGGLDDLLAVIRQDASEGVPPTVTRNGRRCAAYPGFGRLPDECFDVTGSADWDAKLNATAFAWSGDHLVITATGGHGPVSVSAEEIPAEVTRAGDLLRITIDTAELLARSGTCGHRRIVSAQPGPFDPARALGARMATGAAGAAAVRAARAGMPKPIVRRRGGRLFAITPVVDESGRLMLSVVPLTARRILARLRRRSAPPAVATAG from the coding sequence ATGAGCAGTCCCGATGTCACCGTCGTGGTGGCGGTCTACAACACCATGCCGTACCTGACCGAGTGCCTGACCTCGCTGGCCGAGCAGAGCATCGGCCCGGACCGGATGCGGATCGTCGCCGTCGACGACGGCTCGACCGACGGCAGCGGCGCGGAGCTGGACCGGTTCGCGCGCCGCCACCCCGGCCTCTGCACGGTCATCCACCAGGCCAACTCGGGTGGCCCGGCGGCCCCCTTCAACCGCGGTATCGAGGCCGCGACCGGCCGTTACGTCTTCTTCGTCGGCGCGGATGACCGGCTCGGCCGCCAGGCGTTGGAACGGCTGGTCGACGCGGCCGACCGCTACCACGCGGACGTCGTGCTGGGCCGGGTGGTGGGCGTCAACAGCCGGCACATCTATCAGGACATCTACGCGCGTACCGAACCGGACCTGGACCTGTTCGACTCGCCCCTGCCGCGCTCGCTGGCCAACACCAAGCTGTTCCGGCGGGAGCTGCTGGAGCGGCACGCCATCCGCTACCCGCAGGACATGCGGATCGGCAGCGACCTGCCGTTCACCCTGGCGGCCTGCTTCCACGCCCGGCGGATCTCGGTGCTGGCCGATTACGACTACTACTTCGCGGTGCGCCGGTTCAGCGCCACCAACATCACCTATCTCAGCCGGCACGTGCTGCGTGTGCAGACCGTCGAGAAGGTACTGGCCTTCGTGGCGGACCTGATCGAGCCGGGCGAGCGGCGCGATGCGATCCTGGTGCACCGCTTCGATCACGAGGTGGCCCGCCTGCTCGAGGACGATCTCCTGCGCCAGGACCGGGAGACCCAGCATCGGGTACGCGAAGGCGTCGCCGCCATGGTCGCCGCACATCTCACCGACCGGATCGCCGAACGCCTCAACGCCGAGACCCGGATCCGGCTGGCGGTGGCCCGGCACGGCGGCCTCGACGACCTGCTCGCCGTCATCCGGCAGGACGCCTCGGAGGGCGTCCCGCCGACGGTGACCCGCAACGGGCGGCGCTGTGCGGCCTATCCGGGATTCGGCCGGCTGCCGGACGAGTGTTTCGACGTCACGGGCTCGGCCGACTGGGACGCCAAGCTGAACGCCACGGCGTTCGCCTGGTCCGGCGACCATCTCGTGATCACCGCGACCGGCGGTCACGGGCCGGTGAGCGTGAGCGCCGAGGAGATCCCCGCCGAGGTAACCCGGGCCGGCGACCTGCTCCGGATCACCATCGACACGGCCGAGCTGCTGGCCCGCAGCGGGACCTGCGGTCACCGCCGGATCGTCTCGGCACAGCCCGGGCCCTTCGACCCGGCCCGGGCGCTCGGCGCCCGGATGGCGACAGGGGCCGCGGGCGCCGCCGCGGTGCGCGCCGCACGGGCCGGGATGCCGAAGCCGATCGTCCGCCGCCGCGGCGGCCGTCTGTTCGCGATCACGCCGGTCGTGGACGAGTCGGGCCGCCTGATGCTCTCGGTCGTGCCGCTCACCGCCCGGCGGATACTCGCCCGGCTACGTCGTCGTAGTGCGCCTCCAGCCGTCGCGACTGCCGGCTGA
- a CDS encoding glycosyltransferase family 4 protein: MKVVMLVDNGVHGDSRVQKTAQSVAEVAGREVVLLGCSPDDEEHTWKIGAAQVRLLPIGAAAGGGLRRRLVERGGLPLALARLARRPVEYAQVRFWRAVLGDRAWRRLEPGLWTYERVFGPVIDELQPDLIHAHDFRMLGVGARAKLRADRVVRLVWDAHEFLPGARPRRDNIRWLPAHVGYEREFVPYADAVLTVSDLLAEMLQRTHGLDRRPTVLLNAPGRPSDDPVPDLRRLCGISVETPLLVYSGSISAQRGLDTVVRALDELPGVHLALVVQNPSEIRTGERVHAVPYVAHDQVSRFLAAADVGVIPIHHWPNHEIALITKFFEYSHARLPIVVSDVRTMAETVRATGQGEVFRARDAADLARAVRAVLADPRRYRAVYAGPDSPLPGWTWEAQADRLDAVYRELAG, from the coding sequence ATGAAGGTGGTCATGCTCGTCGACAACGGCGTGCACGGAGATTCGCGGGTCCAGAAGACCGCACAGTCGGTGGCCGAGGTCGCCGGCCGGGAGGTCGTCCTGCTGGGGTGTTCCCCGGACGACGAAGAGCACACCTGGAAGATCGGCGCGGCGCAGGTGCGCCTGCTGCCGATCGGCGCAGCGGCCGGTGGCGGGCTGCGCCGGCGACTGGTCGAGCGCGGCGGCCTGCCGCTCGCCCTGGCCCGACTGGCGCGCCGGCCGGTGGAGTACGCGCAGGTCCGGTTCTGGCGGGCGGTGCTCGGCGACCGGGCGTGGCGCCGGCTGGAGCCCGGCTTGTGGACGTACGAGCGCGTCTTCGGCCCGGTGATCGACGAGTTGCAGCCCGATCTGATCCACGCGCACGACTTCCGGATGCTCGGCGTGGGTGCCCGGGCGAAGCTGCGCGCGGACCGCGTCGTCCGTCTGGTCTGGGACGCCCACGAGTTCCTTCCCGGCGCCCGGCCGCGCCGCGACAACATCCGCTGGCTGCCGGCCCACGTCGGCTACGAGCGCGAGTTCGTGCCGTACGCCGACGCGGTCCTCACCGTCTCCGACCTGCTCGCCGAGATGCTGCAGCGGACACACGGACTGGACCGGCGCCCCACGGTGCTGCTCAACGCGCCCGGCCGCCCGTCCGACGATCCCGTCCCCGATCTGCGGCGCCTCTGCGGCATCAGCGTGGAGACGCCGCTGCTGGTCTACAGTGGCTCGATCAGCGCTCAGCGCGGCCTGGACACCGTCGTCCGCGCGCTCGACGAGCTGCCCGGCGTGCACCTCGCGCTGGTGGTGCAGAATCCGTCCGAAATCCGGACCGGCGAGCGGGTGCACGCGGTGCCGTACGTCGCACACGATCAGGTCTCCCGGTTCCTCGCCGCCGCGGACGTCGGGGTGATCCCGATCCACCACTGGCCGAACCACGAGATCGCACTGATCACCAAGTTCTTCGAGTACTCGCACGCCCGCCTGCCGATCGTGGTCAGCGACGTGCGCACGATGGCCGAGACGGTCCGCGCCACCGGCCAGGGTGAGGTGTTCCGGGCCCGCGACGCCGCCGACCTGGCCCGTGCGGTCCGGGCCGTCCTCGCCGACCCGCGGCGCTACCGAGCCGTCTATGCGGGGCCGGACAGCCCCCTGCCCGGCTGGACCTGGGAAGCGCAGGCCGACCGCCTCGACGCCGTCTACCGGGAGCTGGCCGGATGA
- a CDS encoding glycosyltransferase family 4 protein, giving the protein MDITYLALGPRRVRAAAWHTARLAADGHRVTLAVPAGPGWDGVRLAPGVRLHPVRSRAQARRLIAAADLAYTGDPEALAAAYGTDTRTEPAADPRRRPAPADLAVVTPWYPSPDDPFAGAFVRAAAAAVRCGRISVLHTQSWYYPPGRLRGQLLGVAAERQAVRCGNVVVGDASPGFPGEVARVAAPTPAGGDYLAYGDAQTVALRAALPTGRIEAPVVHAHTGIMGGVVAARLARPDARLVVTEHATFLTRIFAQPGAHERYARMLDRADALLCVSRSLRDQLAGYFPSYAGKLHVVPNVVDFDLFAPRRPPNAPRRWLYLGRLMEHKGVLTLIDAFAAVAAEDPTLTLTLVGSGPLTAAVDARIAATGLTGRIVRRPPVDPGAVTALLHEHDLLAHASLRETFGVTVVEAVAAGLPLLVARSEGPAETLAGLEEIVGVVFAPTTDPAVIVAAYRRLRDRFADLDLPAARAALHARYGREAVAGQLLAAYAGTSDGGPSLTLPRHRVRSGSPLPEAAIRTTRRAARKVLRRIRSR; this is encoded by the coding sequence ATGGACATCACCTATCTCGCGCTCGGCCCGCGCCGCGTCCGGGCCGCAGCCTGGCACACCGCCCGCCTCGCGGCCGACGGCCACCGGGTCACCCTCGCCGTGCCGGCCGGCCCGGGCTGGGACGGCGTCCGGCTTGCGCCGGGCGTCCGGTTGCATCCCGTACGCTCCCGCGCGCAGGCCCGCCGGTTGATCGCCGCCGCGGACCTCGCCTACACCGGTGACCCGGAGGCGTTGGCGGCCGCGTACGGAACGGACACCCGGACAGAGCCGGCGGCGGACCCGCGCCGGCGCCCGGCCCCGGCCGATCTGGCCGTCGTCACGCCCTGGTATCCGTCGCCCGACGACCCGTTCGCCGGCGCGTTCGTGCGCGCGGCGGCCGCGGCGGTGCGCTGCGGCCGGATTTCGGTGTTGCACACGCAGAGCTGGTACTACCCGCCCGGCCGCCTGCGCGGGCAGCTTCTCGGCGTCGCCGCGGAACGGCAGGCGGTCCGGTGCGGCAACGTGGTGGTCGGCGACGCCTCGCCCGGCTTCCCCGGCGAGGTGGCCCGGGTGGCGGCGCCGACCCCGGCCGGCGGCGACTATCTCGCGTACGGCGACGCGCAGACCGTGGCGCTGCGGGCCGCGCTGCCCACCGGCCGGATCGAGGCGCCCGTGGTGCACGCGCACACCGGCATCATGGGCGGGGTGGTGGCCGCCCGGCTGGCCCGCCCGGACGCCCGCCTCGTGGTGACCGAACACGCCACCTTCCTCACGAGGATCTTCGCGCAGCCGGGCGCACACGAGCGGTACGCCCGGATGCTCGACCGCGCCGACGCCCTGCTCTGCGTCAGCCGGTCGTTGCGTGACCAACTCGCCGGCTACTTCCCGTCGTACGCCGGCAAGCTGCACGTGGTGCCCAACGTCGTCGACTTCGACCTTTTCGCGCCGCGCAGACCTCCGAACGCGCCCCGCCGCTGGCTCTACCTCGGCCGGCTGATGGAGCACAAGGGCGTCCTCACCCTGATCGACGCGTTCGCCGCGGTCGCCGCGGAGGACCCGACGCTCACCCTCACCCTGGTCGGCTCCGGCCCGCTCACCGCAGCCGTGGACGCGCGGATCGCCGCGACCGGGCTGACCGGCCGGATCGTGCGCCGGCCGCCGGTCGACCCGGGCGCGGTGACCGCCCTGTTGCACGAGCACGACCTGCTCGCGCACGCCAGCCTGCGGGAGACCTTCGGGGTGACGGTGGTGGAGGCGGTCGCCGCCGGGCTACCCCTTCTGGTGGCCCGCAGCGAAGGGCCGGCCGAGACGCTGGCCGGGCTGGAGGAGATCGTCGGCGTGGTGTTCGCGCCGACCACCGACCCGGCCGTGATCGTCGCGGCGTACCGGCGACTCCGGGACCGCTTCGCCGACCTGGACCTGCCCGCCGCCCGCGCCGCGCTGCACGCCCGGTACGGCCGTGAGGCGGTGGCGGGACAGTTGCTCGCCGCCTACGCAGGTACGTCGGATGGTGGCCCGTCCCTGACCCTGCCCCGTCACCGGGTGCGGTCCGGGTCGCCGTTGCCGGAGGCCGCGATCCGGACCACCCGCCGAGCCGCTCGCAAGGTTCTCCGCCGGATCCGGTCGCGTTGA
- a CDS encoding SRPBCC family protein, translating into MTLNATPVIEEDALIDADAGQVWRLVADPQAMSRWSPQVLRTRVTTKGPVGVGTRMRNLNRDGLLLWPTHAQVVRFDPGVEFAIKIRENKAVWAYRVEPVSSGTSRLRIRREAPDGVSRVSLRLVRLFWRSVPRFESDLREGMKTTLARIKRECERTAHPRA; encoded by the coding sequence ATGACGTTGAACGCCACCCCGGTGATCGAGGAAGATGCGCTGATCGACGCCGACGCCGGCCAGGTCTGGAGGCTTGTCGCCGACCCGCAGGCCATGAGCCGATGGAGTCCACAGGTCTTGCGGACACGGGTGACGACCAAGGGGCCGGTCGGTGTCGGAACCCGCATGCGCAACCTCAACCGCGACGGCCTTCTTCTGTGGCCCACGCACGCTCAGGTGGTGCGCTTCGACCCCGGTGTCGAGTTCGCCATCAAGATCCGGGAGAACAAGGCCGTCTGGGCGTACCGCGTCGAGCCGGTCTCCTCGGGCACCTCACGCCTGAGGATCCGGCGCGAGGCCCCCGACGGCGTCAGCCGGGTATCCCTCCGCCTGGTGCGACTGTTCTGGCGATCCGTCCCCCGCTTCGAGTCAGACCTCCGCGAGGGCATGAAGACGACCCTCGCCCGGATCAAACGCGAATGCGAGCGTACGGCTCACCCACGCGCCTAG